From the Simplicispira suum genome, the window GACCAACGCTGGCAGGACCATGAATGCGCGCGCACAGCGCCGCGAGCTTCGCGGTGGTGGTGGTTTTTCCCACGCCGGTGGACCCAACCAGCGCATAGGTGCCGCCTTGCTCGTACAAGGGCTCGACGCTGGCGTCGGTCTTGACGTTGCGCTCCAGTACTTCCATCAGCCAATGCACCGATTCGGCCGCGCCAAGCTCTTCGGGAAGCCGCTCCAGAATCGTGCGCGCCAGCGCGGGCGAATAGCCGGCCCGGATCATCTTGAGCATCAGGTTGGACTGAATCGGGTTCTGGCGCGCCTGTCCCCACCAGGACAAGGTGTTGAAGCGGTCCTCGATGAGGTCTTTCATGGCCTGCAGTTCGTGCATCACGCCGTCCTGATTTGACAGCTTCGGTGACTGCATCGCCACAGGCGGTTCGTGGCGTGAGCGCGCTGCGGGTTGGGGCGCTGCCTTGGTGAGCGGATTGTGGCGGGGCATGGGGGCTGCGGCGGCGCGCTGGATGGGTGACGTCTCCGGCATGCGGGCAGCTCGATCTGTCTGGTGCGTTTGCGCTTCGCCCAATGCTTCGTGGCGACGACGCAGCATGCGCTCGCGCACATAGTCCTGGAAGGACAGTGTGCTCATGGCCAATGCTTCGGTGTCCTGTTGCACCGGGTTGCTGGCTGCTCGCGCGCTGCCCGATTCGCGTGGTGCGCTTTTTGCCACCGGGCGCTCCTGCACTGGGGCGCTCTCCACTTCGTCCAGCGCATTGAGTGTTTCTTCCGCCGTCGCCACCACTTCCACGCCGTTGGGGGTGGGTCGGTTGGACAGGATCAGCGTGCCATCGCCAAAGGCCATGCGGGCCTTGGCCAGCGCCTCGCGGGCCGTGGGCGCATGGAAGCGTTTGATGTTCATGCCGTTGCTCCTTTGAGGATGGGGCCAATGCGTATCGTGTGGGTTTCAGGAATCTCGCTGTGCGCCAGCACTTGCAGGCGCGGCGCCACGCGACGCACCAGGCGGGAAATGGCGCCGCGAATGGCGTCGGGCACCAGCAGGCAGGCGGGCAGCCCCATCTCTTCCTGGCGCAGCGCCACTTCTGCAGCTTTCTGCGTGAGGATGTCAGCAACGCCGGGGTCCAGCGAGGGACCGCTGGCGTTGCCCAGGGCTTGCACCAGCAGGCGCTCGAGGCCGGGCTCGATGGCGATCACATTGAGTTCTCGCGTTGGGCCGTAAATCTGCTGCACGATGGCCGGCGACAAGGCCACGCGAACGCGCCGTGCCAGTTCCACCGGATCGGTGATGGCGCCGCCATGCTCGGCGAGCGTCTCGATGATGGTGCGGATGTCGCGGATGTGCACGGATTCCTCCAGCAGCAGCTGCAGCACTTTCTGGAACGTTGCAATCGACACCATTTTGGGAACCACTTCCTCGATGAGTTTGGGTGCCAGCTTGGCCACATGCTCCACCAGCTGCTGCGTTTCGGTGCGACTGAGGAGCTTGGCTGCCTGGACTTGCATCAAGTGTGACAAATGCGTGGCCATCACGGTTTCCGAATCAACGACGGTAAAACCGGCCATTTGCGCCGCTTCCTTCTGCTGCTCATCAATCCAGTGCGCTGGCAAGCCGAAAGCAGGGTCGGTCGTGGGCGTGCCGATCAGCGGCGTGCTGATGCCGCCAGGGTTGATGGCCAGATGCATGCCCGGAAAGGCTTCGCCTTCGCCCACCATCACGCCGCGCAGGGTGATGCGGTAGCCGCTGGGCTTGAGTTCGAGGTTGTCGCGCACATGCACCGGCGGTGGCAAAAAGCCCACCTCCTGCGCAAACTTGCGCCGCACGCCCTTGATGCGGGTGAGCAGATCGCCTTGGCGCGTTTTGTCTACAAGTGCAATCAGGCGGTAGCCAAGTTCCAGACCGAGCAGGTCCACCGGCTGCAGATCGTCCCAGGTGGCTTCGCCATCGCCGACAGGTGCAGGAGCTTCCTCGACGGGTGGAGGCACTTTGGCGCGCTGCAGCATGAGCCAGGACAGATAGCCAAGACCTGCGCCAATGGTCAGAAACACCATGTGCGGCATTCCCGGAATCACACCGAGCAGCACCAGAATGGCCGAGGTGATACCGAGAACCTTGGGCGACATGAACAGCTGTTGCACGATCT encodes:
- the flhF gene encoding flagellar biosynthesis protein FlhF, with amino-acid sequence MNIKRFHAPTAREALAKARMAFGDGTLILSNRPTPNGVEVVATAEETLNALDEVESAPVQERPVAKSAPRESGSARAASNPVQQDTEALAMSTLSFQDYVRERMLRRRHEALGEAQTHQTDRAARMPETSPIQRAAAAPMPRHNPLTKAAPQPAARSRHEPPVAMQSPKLSNQDGVMHELQAMKDLIEDRFNTLSWWGQARQNPIQSNLMLKMIRAGYSPALARTILERLPEELGAAESVHWLMEVLERNVKTDASVEPLYEQGGTYALVGSTGVGKTTTTAKLAALCARIHGPASVGLITLDTYRVGAHEQLRSYGRMLGIVAHLAHDQAALQDLLGLLSSKKMVLIDTTGVAPRDPRRRDMLDVLDLPEVQRLLVLNAGSHGDTLEDTLMAFKTSGAQQAILTKVDEAVKLGPAIDALIRHQLLLRGVTNGQRVPEDWEAADAHALVATSMRSLARSAFDPKSTELNFFFSHNAEQPRSRGLIDA
- the flhA gene encoding flagellar biosynthesis protein FlhA; this translates as MKSAQQWAGSRLAGAPGLSAPLLVVAILALMVLPIPSWLLDTFFTLNIAVALMVMMVAAYMLKPLDFAAFPSVLLLTTLMRLSLNVASTRVVLLEGHTGPGAAGAVIEAFGHFLIGGNFAVGLIVFAILVVINFIVITKGAERIAEVSARFTLDAMPGKQMAVDADLNAGLIDETEAKRRRAEVAEEANFFGSMDGASKFVRGDAVAGILILLINIVGGFAIGMLQHGLSASKAADTYILMAVGDALVAQIPGLLISVAAAMVISRVGKDSDMGQQIVQQLFMSPKVLGITSAILVLLGVIPGMPHMVFLTIGAGLGYLSWLMLQRAKVPPPVEEAPAPVGDGEATWDDLQPVDLLGLELGYRLIALVDKTRQGDLLTRIKGVRRKFAQEVGFLPPPVHVRDNLELKPSGYRITLRGVMVGEGEAFPGMHLAINPGGISTPLIGTPTTDPAFGLPAHWIDEQQKEAAQMAGFTVVDSETVMATHLSHLMQVQAAKLLSRTETQQLVEHVAKLAPKLIEEVVPKMVSIATFQKVLQLLLEESVHIRDIRTIIETLAEHGGAITDPVELARRVRVALSPAIVQQIYGPTRELNVIAIEPGLERLLVQALGNASGPSLDPGVADILTQKAAEVALRQEEMGLPACLLVPDAIRGAISRLVRRVAPRLQVLAHSEIPETHTIRIGPILKGATA